One window from the genome of Pyxicephalus adspersus chromosome 6, UCB_Pads_2.0, whole genome shotgun sequence encodes:
- the ITGB3 gene encoding integrin beta-3 — MMTVLLKGFLTLLLFTSASCASICSTRGVSSCQQCLAVSPSCAWCSQEDFGKGAPRCDVESALLENNCDKRYIEYPTSVVKTLANRPLSDKGSEGDITQMSPQKIELHLRPDDSKIFTIQVRQVEDYPVDIYYLMDLSYSMKDDLETIRTLGTQLAEKMRRVTSNLRIGFGAFVDKPMSPYMYMSPPEVIDNPCLEIGTTCKPTFGYQHILALTDQVERFNQEVAKQDVSRNRDAPEGGFDAIMQAAVCDERIGWRNESSHLLVFTTDARTHIALDGRLAGIIHPNDGQCHLGNDNSYKLSTVLDYPSIGLMTEKLSQKNINLVFAVTREVQDLYKEYSELIPGTTVGTLSKDSGNVIQLIVDSYEKIRSRVELEVRDLPEELSLSFNATCTNNEVTPGLKSCSGLKIGDTVSFSIEAKVRGCPAEKVKTFTIKPVGFKDSLTVTVHFQCDCNCQQYDEPNSTTCNMGNGTLSCGICQCYSGWLGPHCECSEEEYDPSKQDRCSQKDKGVICSRRGECVCGQCICHSNDFGKVWGKYCECDDFSCLRYKGEMCSGHGQCNCGDCICESDWTGEYCNCTTRTDTCMSSSGLLCSGRGACVCGKCDCTQPGSYGDTCEKCPTCPDACTFKKGCVECKKFERGPWKNESMCKRICRDEIVPVEELVDNGKDAVNCTYKDENDCVVRFQYHEDSSGKSVLYVINEEECPQGPDILVVLMSVMGAILLVGLVALLIWKLLITIHDRREFAKFEEERAKAKWDTAHNPLYKGATSTFTNITYRGNPE, encoded by the exons ATGATGACTGTCTTATTGAAAGGATTTCTGACCTTACTTTTGTTCACTTCTGCAAGTTGTG CCTCTATCTGTTCCACCAGAGGAGTCAGCTCATGCCAGCAATGCCTCGCTGTCAGTCCATCATGTGCTTGGTGTTCTCAAGAG GATTTTGGAAAAGGAGCTCCTCGTTGTGACGTGGAGTCAGCACTGTTGGAGAATAACTGTGATAAAAGGTATATTGAGTACCCTACTAGTGTGGTCAAGACCCTGGCCAACAGACCATTGAGTGACAAAGGCTCAGAAGGGGACATTACCCAGATGTCTCCTCAGAAGATAGAACTTCACTTGAGACCAG ATGATTCTAAGATCTTCACAATACAAGTTCGGCAAGTGGAAGACTATCCAGTGGACATCTACTACCTTATGGATCTGTCCTATTCTATGAAAGATGATTTAGAAACCATCCGGACATTAGGAACTCAACTAGCTGAGAAGATGCGCAGAGTAACCAGTAACCTCCGCATTGGCTTTGGGGCTTTTGTTGATAAGCCCATGTCACCTTACATGTATATGTCACCACCGGAGGTCATTGACAACCCATGCTTAGA GATTGGCACAACCTGCAAGCCAACTTTTGGCTATCAGCACATTTTGGCCCTCACTGACCAGGTTGAGAGATTCAATCAGGAAGTGGCAAAGCAGGATGTTTCCCGAAACCGTGATGCCCCAGAAGGTGGATTTGATGCCATCATGCAGGCTGCAGTATGCGAC GAGAGGATTGGCTGGAGGAATGAGTCTTCCCACCTGCTGGTTTTCACCACTGATGCCAGAACGCACATTGCCTTGGATGGACGTCTTGCTGGAATCATTCACCCCAATGATGGACAATGCCATCTTGGAAATGACAATTCTTATAAATTGTCTACTGTTCTG GACTACCCATCCATTGGACTCATGACTGAAAAACTTTCCCAAAAAAACATCAATCTTGTTTTTGCTGTTACTAGAGAGGTTCAGGATCTCTACAAG gAATACAGTGAGTTAATTCCCGGGACGACAGTGGGTACATTATCCAAAGATTCAGGAAACGTGATTCAGCTGATCGTGGATTCCTATGAA AAAATCCGATCCAGAGTGGAACTGGAAGTTCGTGATCTTCCTGAGGAGCTGTCACTTTCATTCAATGCTACTTGCACCAATAACGAGGTCACACCAGGCCTTAAATCCTGCTCAGGGCTCAAGATTGGAGATACT GTGAGTTTCTCCATTGAAGCCAAAGTTCGTGGCTGCCCTGCAGAGAAGGTGAAGACGTTTACCATCAAACCTGTGGGTTTTAAAGATTCTTTGACTGTCACTGTGCATTTCCAGTGTGACTGTAATTGTCAGCAATACGATGAGCCAAACAGCACCACATGTAATATGGGGAACGGAACTCTTAGCTGTGGAATCTGTCAGTGTTATTCGGGTTGGTTGGGACCACATTGTGAATGTTCCGAGGAGGAGTACGACCCCTCAAAACAAGACCGCTGCAGCCAAAAAGACAAGGGCGTCATCTGTTCCCGCAGAGGGGAGTGTGTGTGCGGACAGTGCATTTGTCACAGCAATGACTTTGGAAAAGTCTGGGGCAAATATTGTGAATGTGATGACTTCTCCTGCCTGCGATACAAGGGCGAGATGTGCTCAG GGCATGGGCAGTGTAACTGTGGTGATTGTATCTGTGAATCAGACTGGACTGGTGAATACTGTAACTGTACTACACGCACAGACACTTGTATGTCCAGCAGTGGACTCTTGTGCAGTGGTAGAGGAGCGTGTGTTTGTGGCAAGTGTGACTGCACCCAGCCTGGCTCCTATGGGGACACCTGTGAAAAATGCCCTACCTGTCCTGATGCGTGCACCTTTAAGAA GGGATGTGTGGAATGCAAGAAGTTTGAGCGGGGCCCTTGGAAAAATGAATCCATGTGCAAGAGAATTTGTCGAGATGAGATTGTACCTGTAGAGGAACTTG TGGACAATGGCAAGGATGCTGTGAACTGCACTTATAAGGATGAAAATGACTGTGTGGTCAGGTTTCAGTACCATGAGGACTCCAGTGGAAAGTCTGTACTTTATGTTATCAATGAAGAAG AATGCCCTCAGGGTCCTGACATCCTTGTAGTTTTAATGTCCGTCATGGGAGCCATCTTACTAGTAGGTTTGGTAGCACTGCTTATTTGGAAGCTGCTCATCACCATCCACGACCGGCGTGAGTTTGCCAAATTCGAAGAGGAACGAGCAAAGGCTAAGTGGGACACG